The genomic window GATCTCTGTCCATAAAAGCCTGTGCCGCTTGAACTTAATGCCATTGTCGCACACGGTAACGACCGTCTTTCGCTGTACGGCGAATGAGAACATCATAACGACATAGATCACGAGGAATGCCGAGGCAAGCAAAAAATAGCCTATATTCTGCCGTAGATAAAAGGCAAGCATCATCGCCAAAAAGAACATGAATGAGAGCACGCCGATAAATACGGCACGCTGAATTATCGCGGGCTGAATCGGGTGGATCGACACTGTTTTGCCGAGATCGGACATCAGAAAGGATGTAATCATATCAAATTACGCTTGCTGGTGAATACCGCAGCGGCGGCGAAATGCAGTACACTGATGGGTGATACGGAAACAAAACTTTCGCTTCTGCGTACTAGAACAAATGAGAAAACTATCATTCTTCGTCCTTTTGATCGCGGCTTTCGCTTTTACGGCGAATGCACAAAATGCTCTTACGGCCGAGGACTACGCCCGCGCCGAAAAGATGCTCAGTTACAACACTGCGCCGCTCGTTGACCGTGCGGGCGTTCGTCCTGTATGGCTGCCGGACGGCCGTTTTTGGTACAGGGTGCTGACGCCGACGGGAAGTGAATTCGTCCTTATCGACCCGAAGGACGGATCGCGAAAGACGGCGGCAAAAATAACCGATCTCGGGCTGTCCGCGGCTCCGTCAATGGGAATGTTTCCGGCACGCTTTAGCGGCAACGCGATCATCTCGCCTGACGGCACAAAGCAGGTTTACATAAAAGACTGGAACCTCTGGGTCAAGGACCTGAATTCTGGCAAAGAAAAGCAGTTGACGACCGACGGCATAAAGGACTTCGGCTACGCCACTGATAATGCCGGCTGGAAGCACAGCGAACGTGCCATTGTGCTGTGGTCGCCCGATTCGAAAAAGGTCGCGACCTTTCGGCAGGATCAGCGGCACCTGCAGGATATGTATCTCGTTACTACGAACGTAGGCGCACCGAAACTCGAACAATGGAAATATGCCCTGCCCGAAGACAAGGACATCGCAAAGATCCATCGCGTGATAATTGATCTCGAAACAGGCAAGCTTGTACCGCTCAAAATGGAGGCGGACGACCACCGCTCGACGCTTTGCGACGATATAGCGTGCGGCGGTGAATTCACCGACAATGAATGGAGCGCCGACAGCACCACACTCGCCTTTGTTTCGAGCTCACGCGATCATAAGTCGGCAAAGTTCCGCATTGCGAACGCCGCTACCGGCGATGTGCGCGACGTTTTTCAAGAGGTTGTTCCGACACAATACGAGTCAGGGCAAGGTGCGGTCAACTGGCGTTACCTGCCTGAGACCAATGAAGCGATCTGGTACAGCGAACGCGATGATTGGGGCCACCTTTACCTCTACGACCTCGCGAAGGGTACGGTCAAGAATCAGATAACGAAGGGCAATTTTGTCGTAACCCGCGTAAGGCGCGTCGATGCCAAGAACCGCGTGATCTTCTTTGAGGCGAACGGCCGCGAAGCGGGACGCGACCCGTATTTCTCGCACTTTTACCGCATCAATTTCGATGGCTCCGGCCTGACACTCCTGACACCTGAGGACGGCAACCACGCTGCGATGTTGTCTGACGACGGCAAGTATTTCGTTGACAGCTTCTCGAAGCCGGACGTGCCGCCGACAGCGGTGCTTCGCGATATGAACGGCAAGTTGATCGCTAACCTCGAGAAAGCCGACATCTCGCGCCTGACGGCAACAGGCTGGAAGCCGCCTGTTCCTATCAAGGTCAAGTCGCACGACGGCCGCTGGGATCTTTACGGCGTAATGTTCCTGCCGACGAACCTCGATACGAGCAAGAAATATCCGGTTGTAAACTATATTTATCCCGGGCCTCAGGGCGGAGGCGTCGGCTCGCGGTCATTCTCACCGGCACGCGGCGACCATCAGGCTCTCGCGGAACTCGGTTTTGTTGTCGTCATTATAGACGGAAGCTGCAACCCGAACCGATCGAAGTCGTTCCACGATGTCTGCTACGGCAATATGGCCGACAACACGCTCGAGGATCAGATCTCAGGCCTCAAGCAGCTTGCCGAAACCCGCCCGTATCTCGACCTGACGCGCGTCGGCATTTGGGGCCACTCGGGCGGCGGATTTGCGACGGCGGCGGCGATGTTCCGCTTTCCGGATTTCTACAAGGTCGGGATCTCAGAGTCCGGCAATCACGACAACCGCAACTATGAGGACGATTGGGGCGAACGCTACATCGGCCTGCTAAACGGCGACAATTACGCACGGCAGGCAAATCAGGTCTATGCCAAGAACCTGAAGGGCAAGCTGCTGCTCGCACACGGTACGATGGACGATAACGTGCCGCCGTACAACACGCTGCTTGTCGTTGACGCTCTGATCAAGGCGAATAAGGACTTTGACCTGCTGATGATCCCGAACGCAAGGCATGGCTTCGGTGCGGCGAACAACTATATGATGCGCCGCCGCTGGGATTACTTCACGAAGAATCTTCTCGGCGTCGATCCGCCGAAGGAATACGAGTACCTGCCGAAGCAGGACCCGCGACTGATGCAGTAGCGGCATCCGCATTCACTTAGCGAACTCAGGTATTAGCCGCGTCGTAAATGGCGCGGCTAATTCGTTTTTGAAAGGTCAACTGAGAGGCTT from Chloracidobacterium sp. includes these protein-coding regions:
- a CDS encoding DPP IV N-terminal domain-containing protein, with amino-acid sequence MRKLSFFVLLIAAFAFTANAQNALTAEDYARAEKMLSYNTAPLVDRAGVRPVWLPDGRFWYRVLTPTGSEFVLIDPKDGSRKTAAKITDLGLSAAPSMGMFPARFSGNAIISPDGTKQVYIKDWNLWVKDLNSGKEKQLTTDGIKDFGYATDNAGWKHSERAIVLWSPDSKKVATFRQDQRHLQDMYLVTTNVGAPKLEQWKYALPEDKDIAKIHRVIIDLETGKLVPLKMEADDHRSTLCDDIACGGEFTDNEWSADSTTLAFVSSSRDHKSAKFRIANAATGDVRDVFQEVVPTQYESGQGAVNWRYLPETNEAIWYSERDDWGHLYLYDLAKGTVKNQITKGNFVVTRVRRVDAKNRVIFFEANGREAGRDPYFSHFYRINFDGSGLTLLTPEDGNHAAMLSDDGKYFVDSFSKPDVPPTAVLRDMNGKLIANLEKADISRLTATGWKPPVPIKVKSHDGRWDLYGVMFLPTNLDTSKKYPVVNYIYPGPQGGGVGSRSFSPARGDHQALAELGFVVVIIDGSCNPNRSKSFHDVCYGNMADNTLEDQISGLKQLAETRPYLDLTRVGIWGHSGGGFATAAAMFRFPDFYKVGISESGNHDNRNYEDDWGERYIGLLNGDNYARQANQVYAKNLKGKLLLAHGTMDDNVPPYNTLLVVDALIKANKDFDLLMIPNARHGFGAANNYMMRRRWDYFTKNLLGVDPPKEYEYLPKQDPRLMQ